The following coding sequences are from one Aethina tumida isolate Nest 87 chromosome 2, icAetTumi1.1, whole genome shotgun sequence window:
- the LOC109607683 gene encoding uncharacterized protein LOC109607683 — translation MYKFMVLLLVCLTSNQCDSARILGVVPFPSYSHQIPFQSIWKELSLRGHQVTTIVTNGVNDPSLTNLTEIVIKESYGLMKRYNMLDAQANGGFLNMIYVARDFLSNLYEAQLSHPDVKKLLDDSNAEFDLVIFEALASPLPYSWRFNCPSVGVASMDSTIFYHYYLGNPTHPLVTPDWSTEIKDTSDMKLADRVVSSLTNIMLLMVGELWFNPVIEDIYHKHFGPNVPSLVDLTTNVDMLLVTTNPIFHDVRALNPHTVTIGSGLHITPPKPLPEDVKAFLDGAKEGVVYFSLGSNVKGNLMLEDTKKAIYKAFSELPYKFLIKVDWVNLTVPENVKVGRWLPQQDILRHPNIKLFITQGGLQSLQEAVTNAVPLVSIPFFGDQQMNTQKIVKRGFAVKLERTNITTESMKWAIQEVITNPKYKLKAIEMQDLMYDEPMTSLERAVWWIEYVIRHKGAPHFKSNAAKLPLYQYFLLDVIGVVLVSLIVVNYILYKIIQLTIRVAFRLVKGKLLKKKKESSWHCQNSPEMKTFQISCVLLTLAQYSLCAKVLFVAPIASYSHQIYYRRIWLKLAERGHDLTVMTTDVMDNAPNNVEQIDWGFAYKIRQEEFDSSKIWLRCGVNILCALSDMSKMYFKTLDEELSHPKVQQLLKNETEHFDLVIIEQHCNHFAALARRFNCPLIGVSSGGVINTNHEMLGNPAHPSQYPDVFLTFYGQLSYIERIISSINWLVMKFLALNDDGVYRKHFGSDMPHFRDLIQDMDLLLINTHPVLDSRPLVPWTIRIGGLTHIGSPKPLPTDIESFLDSGTKGVVYISFGTNVKVSHIEPSFLDVLLDTFKSLPYKVLWKLDSVPKNVSNNVMVVKWLPQQDVLRHKNIKLFITQGGLQSFDESVYNHVPMIVIPFVSDQKMNAKMINSLELGIHVDKKTATARILREAIERVITDQKYKKNVEQLAIYLQDQPMSGLDTAIWWIEYVIRHKGAKHLRLTQTSLPLYQYLCLDIAFAFLCISTLTILLVYTLYRFIKCILSTFFKFIFRTVKSKTD, via the exons ATGTACAAATTTATGGTGTTATTGTTGGTGTGCCTTACCTCGAATCAATGTGACAGTGCCAGAATATTAGGGGTGGTACCATTCCCATCCTACAGTCACCAAATTCCGTTCCAATCAATTTGGAAGGAGTTGTCATTGAGGGGCCATCAGGTCACAACCATAGTAACGAACGGTGTGAACGATCCATCTTTGACAAACCTAACTGAAATAGTTATTAAAGAATCTTACGGTTTGATGAAGAGGTACAACATGTTAGACGCTCAGGCCAACGGTGGTTTTCTGAACATGATTTACGTGGCTCGTGACTTCTTGTCCAATCTTTATGAGGCTCAATTGTCACACCCGGATGTTAAAAAGTTACTGGACGATTCGAATGCTGAGTTTGATTTGGTGATTTTCGAAGCTTTGGCCTCACCTTTGCCTTATTCTTGGAGGTTTAATTGTCCGTCTGTGGGTGTTGCCTCGATGGACTCGACTATTTTTTACCATTACTACTTAGGGAATCCCACCCATCCTTTGGTTACACCTGATTGGAGTACTGAAATTAAGGACACAAGTGATATGAAATTGGCCGATCGTGTTGTCAGTTCTTTAACCAATATTATGTTGCTTATGGTTGGTGAACTATGGTTTAATCCTGTTATAGAGGATATTTATCATAAACATTTTGGACCAAACGTTCCTTCCTTGGTTGATTTGACCACTAATGTTGACATGTTATTGGTGACTACTAATCCCATTTTTCATGATGTCAGAGCACTGAATCCACACACAGTGACCATTGGGAGTGGCCTTCATATTACTCCTCCAAAACCTTTGCCAGAG gATGTGAAGGCTTTCTTAGATGGTGCCAAGGAAGGTGTGGTGTATTTTAGTTTGGGTTCAAATGTCAAAGGGAACTTGATGCTAGAAGACACCAAAAAGGCCATTTACAAAGCCTTCTCTGAGCTCccctataaatttttaatcaaagtgGACTGGGTGAACTTAACAGTACctgaaaatgttaaagtaGGAAGGTGGTTACCACAACAAGACATATTAA gacatccaaatataaaattgtttattactcAAGGAGGTCTACAATCGTTACAAGAAGCGGTAACTAATGCGGTACCACTCGTGTCCATACCGTTCTTTGGAGACCAGCAAATGAATACTCAAAAAATAGTCAAGAGAGGCTTCGCAGTTAAACTTGAACGCACAAATATCACCACTGAATCTATGAAATGGGCAATCCAAGAGGTGATAACAAACCCCAA ATATAAATTGAAAGCAATTGAAATGCAAGATCTGATGTACGACGAACCTATGACAAGTTTGGAAAGGGCTGTTTGGTGGATAGAATATGTCATAAGACACAAAGGGGCTCCACATTTCAAAAGCAATGCTGCCAAATTGCCCCtttatcaatatttcttaTTGGATGTTATAGGGGTtgttttagttagtttaattgttgttaattatattttgtataaaattattcaacttACCATAAGGGTGGCGTTTAGATTAGTTAAGGGTAAACTGCTTAAGAAAAAGAAGGAAT CATCATGGCACTGTCAAAACTCCCCAGAGATGAAAACATTTCAGATTTCGTGTGTGCTGTTGACGCTCGCTCAGTATTCGTTGTGTGCCAAAGTGCTGTTCGTCGCCCCAATAGCTTCGTACAGCCACCAGATCTATTACAGACGAATATGGCTGAAATTAGCGGAACGGGGTCACGATCTGACCGTGATGACCACGGACGTAATGGATAATGCACCTAATAATGTGGAACAAATCGACTGGGGCTTTGCCTACAAGATTCGTCAGGAGGAGTTCGACAGCAGCAAAATTTGGCTCAGATGCGGCGTCAATATACTGTGTGCCTTGAGTGATATGTCCAAAATGTACTTCAAAACGTTGGACGAGGAGTTGTCCCATCCAAAAGTTCAACAGTTGTTGAAGAACGAGACTGAACATTTTGATTTGGTCATTATTGAGCAGCACTGCAATCATTTTGCTGCCTTAGCCAGACGTTTCAACTGCCCCCTCATTG GAGTCAGCTCCGGAGGTGTCATAAACACCAACCACGAAATGTTGGGAAATCCAGCTCATCCCTCCCAATATCCTGACGTCTTCTTGACATTCTATGGACAATTATCTTATATTGAACGAATAATTTCAAGCATCAACTGGTTGGTTATGAAATTCTTAGCACTTAATGATGATGGGGTGTACAGAAAGCATTTTGGCTCTGACATGCCCCATTTCAGAGACTTGATTCAGGATATGGATCTGTTGCTCATTAATACTCATCCTGTACTAGATTCAAGGCCGCTTGTTCCTTGGACTATTCGCATTGGGGGACTCACACACATTGGATCACCTAAACCACTACCAACT gATATTGAGTCGTTTTTGGATTCTGGAACAAAGGGAGTGGTGTACATAAGTTTTGGAACTAACGTCAAAGTCAGCCATATTGAACCCAGTTTTCTTGACGTATTGTTGGATACTTTCAAAAGTCTTCCATATAAAGTGTTGTGGAAGTTGGATAGTGTTCctaaaaatgtatcaaataaTGTAATGGTAGTTAAGTGGCTGCCACAACAAGACGTCCTCA ggcataaaaatataaaattgttcattaccCAAGGAGGTCTCCAGTCTTTTGATGAAAGCGTCTACAATCACGTACCTATGATTGTTATTCCTTTTGTTAGTGACCAAAAGATGAATGCTAAGATGATTAACAGTTTAGAATTGGGTATTCATGTTGATAAAAAGACTGCCACAGCACGAATATTGAGGGAAGCAATTGAGAGAGTCATCACAGATCAAAA GTACAAAAAGAATGTGGAACAGTTGGCAATTTATCTTCAGGATCAACCAATGTCAGGATTGGATACAGCTATTTGGTGGATTGAATATGTAATTAGACATAAAGGGGCAAAACATTTGAGGCTGACTCAAACCTCACTGCCCCTCTATCAATATTTGTGTTTAGACATTGCCTTTGCATTCCTTTGTATCTCCACTTTAACGATACTCTTAGTGTACACTCTgtacagatttattaaatgtatattatcgacattttttaaatttatattcagaacTGTCAAATCAAAGACtgactaa
- the LOC109596239 gene encoding lysophosphatidylserine lipase ABHD12 isoform X2, which translates to MDDDTYYYEESMEKPRMKCWLKTLIITGIVIFSLALLVFIGIFVVFPIVFMESLSVERTFMFWNIENPKNPEFDNPEKYGITGVNNFYITTKDSDSNYRNLVKIGVWQILPIDQEHSTEKDVEKLLRAETKYPILMYNHGVACTRIVPTQGYKILRKKFHIFAMDYRGYGDSTGADLSESGIIEDNVQVYEWIRSRTNQDIYIWGHSLGSALSIHTVKALWEEKRIVPKGLVVESAFSTMREEVLGNPLGKFFSWLAYFNATVLDPLEDHGFRFWSTKNINEVRCPTMHMHAADDNVISWKLGEKLMKAAQARNTYSGRTLWHLFPSLRGYQHNNIITDPNIPQYVDEFIELCNNYSDIQKQKILGN; encoded by the exons ATGGATGACGATACTTATTATTATGAGGAATCAATGGAGAAACCAAGAATGAAATGTTGGTTAAAAACTCTAATTATCACAGGAATTGTAat CTTTTCTTTAGCTCTGTTGGTATTCATTGGAATATTCGTGGTATTCCCAATAGTATTTATGGAATCTCTGTCAGTAGAAAGGACCTTCATGTTTTGGAACA TTGAAAACCCAAAGAATCCAGAATTCGACAATCCGGAGAAGTACGGAATTACTGGGGTGAACAACTTCTACATCACAACCAAAGACTCGGACTCGAACTACAGGAATCTGGTTAAGATTGGAGTTTGGCAAATTTTACCAATCGACCAAGAACACAGCACCGAAAAGGACGTAGAAAAATTGCTGAGGGCTGAAACGAAGTATCCAATTCTGATGTACAATCATGGGGTGGCGTGTACCAGAATAGTACCCACTCAGGGATACAAAATTTTACGTAAAAAGTTCCACATTTTTGCCATGGATTATAGAG GATATGGGGACTCAACTGGTGCTGATTTAAGTGAATCAGGAATTATCGAGGACAATGTGCAAGTGTATGAGTGGATTAGAAGTAGAACGAACCAAGACATTTACATATGGGGCCACTCTTTGGGCTCTGCCCTTAGCATACACACTGTAAAGGCTTTGTGGGAGGAAAAGCGAATTGTACCCAAAGGTCTTGTGGTCGAGTCTGCGTTCTCCACCATGAGGGAGGAAGTTCTTGGCAATCCTTTAGGCAAA TTCTTTAGTTGGCTGGCTTATTTCAACGCCACAGTTTTGGACCCCCTGGAAGACCATGGCTTTAGATTCTGGTCCACTAAAAACATCAACGAGGTCCGTTGTCCAACGATGCACATGCATGCAGCAGATGATAATGTTATTTCCTGGAAACTTGGGGAAAAA TTAATGAAAGCAGCCCAAGCAAGGAACACATACTCTGGACGAACACTGTGGCATCTATTCCCTTCCCTACGTGGATATCAGCATAATAACATCATTACTGATCCAAATATTCCACAATATGTAGA TGAATTTATTGAACtctgtaataattattcagaCATCCAGAAGCAGAAGATATTAGGGAATTAg
- the LOC109596239 gene encoding lysophosphatidylserine lipase ABHD12 isoform X1 — MPYNGQEIELMDDDTYYYEESMEKPRMKCWLKTLIITGIVIFSLALLVFIGIFVVFPIVFMESLSVERTFMFWNIENPKNPEFDNPEKYGITGVNNFYITTKDSDSNYRNLVKIGVWQILPIDQEHSTEKDVEKLLRAETKYPILMYNHGVACTRIVPTQGYKILRKKFHIFAMDYRGYGDSTGADLSESGIIEDNVQVYEWIRSRTNQDIYIWGHSLGSALSIHTVKALWEEKRIVPKGLVVESAFSTMREEVLGNPLGKFFSWLAYFNATVLDPLEDHGFRFWSTKNINEVRCPTMHMHAADDNVISWKLGEKLMKAAQARNTYSGRTLWHLFPSLRGYQHNNIITDPNIPQYVDEFIELCNNYSDIQKQKILGN; from the exons ATGCCGTATAAC GGACAAGAGATTGAACTAATGGATGACGATACTTATTATTATGAGGAATCAATGGAGAAACCAAGAATGAAATGTTGGTTAAAAACTCTAATTATCACAGGAATTGTAat CTTTTCTTTAGCTCTGTTGGTATTCATTGGAATATTCGTGGTATTCCCAATAGTATTTATGGAATCTCTGTCAGTAGAAAGGACCTTCATGTTTTGGAACA TTGAAAACCCAAAGAATCCAGAATTCGACAATCCGGAGAAGTACGGAATTACTGGGGTGAACAACTTCTACATCACAACCAAAGACTCGGACTCGAACTACAGGAATCTGGTTAAGATTGGAGTTTGGCAAATTTTACCAATCGACCAAGAACACAGCACCGAAAAGGACGTAGAAAAATTGCTGAGGGCTGAAACGAAGTATCCAATTCTGATGTACAATCATGGGGTGGCGTGTACCAGAATAGTACCCACTCAGGGATACAAAATTTTACGTAAAAAGTTCCACATTTTTGCCATGGATTATAGAG GATATGGGGACTCAACTGGTGCTGATTTAAGTGAATCAGGAATTATCGAGGACAATGTGCAAGTGTATGAGTGGATTAGAAGTAGAACGAACCAAGACATTTACATATGGGGCCACTCTTTGGGCTCTGCCCTTAGCATACACACTGTAAAGGCTTTGTGGGAGGAAAAGCGAATTGTACCCAAAGGTCTTGTGGTCGAGTCTGCGTTCTCCACCATGAGGGAGGAAGTTCTTGGCAATCCTTTAGGCAAA TTCTTTAGTTGGCTGGCTTATTTCAACGCCACAGTTTTGGACCCCCTGGAAGACCATGGCTTTAGATTCTGGTCCACTAAAAACATCAACGAGGTCCGTTGTCCAACGATGCACATGCATGCAGCAGATGATAATGTTATTTCCTGGAAACTTGGGGAAAAA TTAATGAAAGCAGCCCAAGCAAGGAACACATACTCTGGACGAACACTGTGGCATCTATTCCCTTCCCTACGTGGATATCAGCATAATAACATCATTACTGATCCAAATATTCCACAATATGTAGA TGAATTTATTGAACtctgtaataattattcagaCATCCAGAAGCAGAAGATATTAGGGAATTAg
- the LOC109596257 gene encoding uncharacterized protein LOC109596257 yields the protein MTGELIEPHFGEGKSARASESKMNKIEIVNMDSDESSLNDDESDVELQGDSSVSEIEVVTSDNEDNSISEEYDLEMQCDLTVSESSESNSGQRAAAKQQWTEVTDLVTLANTLTELVSNQAPKSENSAFGDYVGACLDGLPSDISKIKRKQIFEILHN from the exons ATGACAGGCGAGTTGATAGAACCGCATTTCGGCGAGGGAAAGTCAGCACGTGCTTCCGAGTCAAAAATGAATAAGATAGAGATTGTTAATATGGACAGCGACGAAAG TTCATTAAACGATGACGAATCTGACGTAGAACTGCAAGGCGATTCAAGTGTCAGTGAAATAGAAGTTGTCACCTCAGATAATGAGGATAA TTCCATAAGTGAAGAATATGACTTAGAAATGCAATGTGATTTAACTGTGAGTGAATCATCTGAGTCAAATTCTGGACAGAGGGCTGCTGCCAAACAACAATGGACAGAGGTGACTGATCTGGTTACATTGGCAAACACTTTGACTGAGCTTGTAAGTAACCAGGCCCCAAAGTCAGAAAATTCAGCTTTTGGGGACTATGTGGGGGCTTGTTTGGATGGTTTGCCCTCAgatatcagtaaaattaaaaggaaacaaatatttgagattttgcataattaa
- the LOC126264466 gene encoding UDP-glycosyltransferase UGT4-like — protein sequence MKLVLFVVILVVTPFKPCDSARILGVVSFPSYSHQVVFQPVWRELSLRGHQVTTIITDSINDTSLTNLTEIVIKEAYTSLKKHNLLDADATHGFIKMIDTMINMAEDLLNVQYSHPQVQRLIHNRSELFDLVIFEALSPTVVYAWRFDCPAIGLSSLDAGDLLHNVMGNPTNPIANPDPRLKIQDDDNLTFKERLYSVVTSWFSLVVGVFKITPMVDKIQQKYFGESVPPFFKLIDKVEMIMIATNPIFHATRPLNPNTITIGSGIHILPPKPLPNVSINKGSKDFTG from the coding sequence ATGAAACTAGtgttgtttgttgttattttagtTGTTACCCCTTTTAAACCATGTGATAGTGCCAGAATATTGGGGGTTGTTTCTTTCCCTTCATATAGCCATCAAGTTGTCTTCCAACCAGTATGGAGGGAGTTGTCTTTGAGAGGTCACCAAGTCACCACCATTATTACGGACAGCATTAATGACACTAGCCTAACAAACTTGACTGAAATTGTGATCAAAGAAGCTTACACTTcgttaaaaaaacataacctGTTGGATGCTGATGCCACTCACGGATTTATTAAGATGATAGACACCATGATAAATATGGCGGAAGACCTTTTAAACGTACAGTACTCCCATCCACAAGTCCAAAGGCTGATCCACAACCGGAGTGAGCTATTCGATTTGGTTATTTTCGAAGCCTTATCACCAACTGTTGTCTACGCTTGGAGATTCGATTGCCCTGCCATTGGTCTTTCCTCACTTGATGCCGGAGATCTTCTTCACAATGTAATGGGCAACCCAACCAACCCCATCGCTAATCCTGACCCACGTTTGAAAATCCAAGATGATGACAATTTAACCTTTAAGGAAAGACTGTACAGTGTTGTCACCAGTTGGTTCTCTTTAGTTGTTGGGGTCTTTAAAATAACACCAATGGTGGACAAAATACAGCAAAAGTACTTCGGGGAAAGTGTACCACCGTTTTTTAAACTGATTGATAAGGTTGAGATGATAATGATTGCTACCAATCCAATATTTCATGCTACAAGGCCTTTGAATCCTAATACTATTACTATTGGAAGTGGCATACATATTTTACCACCAAAACCATTACCAAACGTAAGTATTAACAAAGGATCAAAAGATTTCACTGGGTAA
- the LOC109596238 gene encoding uncharacterized protein LOC109596238: MHKCVVLLISLIWGQCYSAKILGVVPIPSYSHQIPFQPIWQELSLRGHQVTTIVTDGINNPKLINLTEIVIKESYDSIKRYNILDAMANKSGVLKMLEVSCGFYEDLFETQFSHPDVKKLINDPKAEFDLVVFEAITAPLVYSWRFNCPSVGVASMDAYFPYHYYMGNPTHPLVTPEWSTEIEDTDNMRLTDRINSAVTNVMIIILSHLLFNPLMEDLYHKHFGPNVPSLIDMTYNVDMLLIATNPIFHDVRPLNPHTVTIGSGIHITPPKPLPEDVKTFLDNAEQGVVYFSLGSNVKGNLMLEDTKKAIYKAFSELPYKFLIKVDWVNLTVPENVKVGRWLPQQDILRHPNIKLFITQGGLQSLQEAVTNAVPLVSIPFFGDQQMNTQKIVKRGFAVKLERTNITTESMKWAIQEVITNPKYKLKAIEMQDLMYDEPMTSLERAVWWIEYVIRHKGAPHFKSNATKLPLYQYFLLDVIGVVLVSLIVVNYILYKIIKLTLRVAFRLVKGKQLKKKKETLRVTMFSLIYILTVLTCGVNSARILGVVPTPIPSHQIFFNPIWKGLADRGHELILFTTLPTQTSHPNIKQILCETVSELWAEQHTTQISEKYGTNYYKFLKAMRRKSEASIKKILDHPDVQKVLNGKLGGIDLVITEMYHPLVAGIAHKLKCPFIGVTTTDVALDFHKLFGNAIHPLVHPSFIVPYRGQMTFIERCLNVYFTFMMWMYEFSDDVKNLDVTLKEYFGQRTPPVMKLMANASLVLLNVNPVLDQRPLGPAFITIGGGLQIQDERPLSPDVKHFLDGAANGAIYFSLGTHVKSKHVEGKLIEMLVETFRNVQVRVLWKYDGQINNLPDNIKVIQWASQQDILRHPNVKLFITQGGLHSIEEAIYFGVPILGIPFLLDQEQNIRKVINRGAGLLLHKDTLTQQLLQTTIIEAINNPKYKVEMLRISALTKDQPLPPLEKALWWIEFVIRHKGANHLRNPVIDMPFYQYFLIDVIFVLLCVVVIFVIFTIKIIHFVKLFFTRLVRFIRRSKKKIQ, from the exons ATGCATAAATGTGTAGTGCTATTAATATCTCTTATATGGGGTCAATGTTACAGTGCCAAAATATTGGGGGTAGTCCCAATCCCATCCTACAGTCACCAAATTCCGTTCCAGCCAATATGGCAGGAACTATCATTAAGAGGTCATCAGGTTACAACAATCGTAACAGATGGTATAAACAATCCTAAACTGATAAACCTGACAGAAATAGTCATTAAAGAATCTTACGATTCAATAAAGAGGTACAACATATTAGACGCCATGGCCAACAAATCaggtgttttaaaaatgttagaaGTGAGTTGTGGTTTTTATGAAGATCTCTTCGAGACTCAGTTCTCTCATCCGGACgttaaaaagttaatcaatGATCCTAAGGCTGAGTTTGACTTGGTTGTTTTTGAAGCCATTACAGCCCCTTTAGTTTATTCCTGGAGGTTTAATTGTCCGTCTGTGGGTGTTGCCTCAATGGACGCTTACTTCCCTTATCACTATTACATGGGTAATCCCACTCATCCTTTGGTTACTCCTGAGTGGAGCACCGAAATTGAAGACACGGATAATATGAGATTAACTGACCGTATTAATAGTGCCGTAACTAACGTGATGATCATTATACTTAgtcatttgttgtttaatccGTTGATGGAAGATCTTTATCATAAGCATTTTGGGCCAAATGTTCCTTCGTTGATAGATATGACCTATAACGTTGATATGTTGTTAATAGCTACTAATCCCATTTTTCATGATGTTAGGCCTTTGAATCCACACACAGTGACCATTGGGAGTGGGATACATATTACTCCTCCAAAACCTTTGCCAGAG GATGTGAAAACATTCTTAGATAATGCTGAACAAGGAGTGGTGTACTTTAGTTTGGGTTCAAATGTCAAAGGGAACTTGATGCTAGAAGACACCAAAAAGGCCATTTACAAAGCCTTCTCTGAGCTCccctataaatttttaatcaaagtgGACTGGGTGAACTTAACAGTACctgaaaatgttaaagtaGGAAGGTGGTTGCCACAACAAGACATATTAA gacatccaaatataaaattgtttattactcAAGGAGGTTTACAATCGTTACAAGAAGCGGTAACTAATGCGGTACCACTCGTGTCCATACCGTTCTTTGGAGACCAGCAAATGAATACTCAAAAAATAGTCAAGAGAGGCTTCGCAGTTAAACTTGAACGCACAAATATCACCACTGAATCTATGAAATGGGCAATCCAAGAGGTGATAACAAACCCCAA ATATAAATTGAAAGCAATTGAAATGCAAGATCTGATGTACGACGAACCTATGACAAGTTTGGAAAGGGCTGTTTGGTGGATAGAATATGTCATAAGACACAAAGGAGCTCCACATTTCAAAAGCAATGCTACCAAATTGCCCCTTTATCAATATTTCTTGTTGGATGTTATAGGGGTtgttttagttagtttaattgttgttaattatattttgtataaaattattaaactcacCTTAAGGGTGGCGTTTAGATTAGTTAAGGGTAAACAGCTTAAGAAAAAGAAGGAA ACACTTCGTGTCACCATGTTCTCATTGATCTATATCCTTACGGTGCTAACTTGTGGTGTGAacagtgccagaattttagGTGTGGTTCCAACCCCAATACCGAGCcaccaaatatttttcaacccAATATGGAAGGGACTAGCTGACAGAGGGCACGAATTAATCCTGTTCACAACCCTCCCAACCCAAACATCTCATCCGAATATCAAACAAATCCTTTGTGAAACCGTCAGTGAATTATGGGCAGAGCAACACACTACTCAAATAAGCGAAAAGTATGGCACCAACTACTACAAATTCCTAAAGGCGATGCGCAGGAAGTCCGAAGCCTCCATCAAAAAGATTCTGGACCACCCCGACGTACAAAAGGTGTTAAACGGAAAACTAGGTGGTATCGACTTGGTGATTACTGAAATGTACCACCCATTGGTGGCGGGAATTGCCCACAAGCTGAAGTGCCCCTTCATTGGAGTAACCACCACAGATGTGGCTTTGGACTTCCATAAGTTGTTTGGCAACGCCATTCACCCGTTGGTGCACCCAAGCTTCATTGTTCCTTACCGGGGCCAAATGACGTTTATTGAAAGGTGTTTGAATGTGTACTTTACTTTTATGATGTGGATGTACGAGTTCTCCGACGATGTTAAGAACCTTGACGTCACTCTTAAGGAATATTTTGGACAACGTACACCTCCAGTGATGAAATTAATGGCTAACGCAAGCTTGGTACTTCTGAATGTTAATCCTGTTCTGGATCAAAGACCTCTTGGTCCAGCTTTTATTACCATTGGAGGGGGGTTACAAATTCAAGATGAACGACCATTATCtcca GATGTGAAACATTTCCTGGATGGTGCTGCAAATGGAGCAATTTACTTCAGTCTTGGTACTCACGTTAAGAGTAAACACGTTGAaggtaaattaatagaaatgttgGTGGAAACTTTTCGGAATGTACAAGTAAGGGTTTTGTGGAAATATGATggacaaattaataatctcCCAGACAACATTAAGGTCATACAATGGGCATCTCAGCAAGACATTTTGA GACATCCGAAtgttaaactgtttattactCAAGGAGGTTTACACTCAATTGAAGAAGCAATATATTTCGGTGTCCCAATCTTAGGAATACCTTTTCTATTGGACCAAGAACAGAATATTAGAAAGGTTATCAATCGTGGTGCAGGTTTACTGTTGCATAAAGACACTTTGACTCAACAATTATTGCAGACAACAATTATTGAAGCCATAAATAATCCAAA ATACAAAGTTGAGATGTTGAGGATATCTGCACTAACTAAAGATCAGCCACTTCCTCCACTTGAAAAAGCCCTTTGGTGGATTGAATTTGTTATTCGCCATAAGGGTGCAAACCATTTACGAAATCCTGTTATTGATATGCCATTTTATCAGTATTTCTTAATCGATGTGATCTTTGTACTTTTGTGTGTCGtggttatttttgtaatatttacaattaagataatacattttgtaaaattgttttttacacGACTTGTAAGATTTATTAGAcgttccaaaaaaaaaattcaatag